One region of Myxococcus fulvus genomic DNA includes:
- a CDS encoding FKBP-type peptidyl-prolyl cis-trans isomerase, with translation MLRRFVLLCALVLPLVGCGDDPKEPTPPVGNPDDGDPTKVTYAASLNVDLAAMTRLDSGLFLLDQEVGTGPEAVVGRRVQVHYTGWFPDGTRFTTSEGGPALAFDLGAGFVIKGWDQGVVGMRVGGKRRLILPYDLAYGAEGNPPRIPPYSVLIFDTELVSVR, from the coding sequence ATGCTTCGTCGCTTCGTGCTGCTCTGTGCCCTGGTGCTCCCCCTGGTGGGGTGTGGAGATGACCCCAAGGAGCCCACGCCGCCGGTGGGCAACCCGGACGATGGTGATCCGACGAAGGTGACGTACGCGGCGAGCCTGAACGTGGACCTGGCGGCGATGACGCGCCTGGACAGCGGCCTCTTCCTCCTGGACCAGGAGGTGGGCACGGGCCCCGAGGCCGTCGTGGGCAGGCGGGTCCAGGTGCACTACACGGGCTGGTTTCCGGACGGCACGCGCTTCACGACCTCCGAGGGAGGGCCCGCGCTGGCCTTCGACCTGGGGGCCGGGTTCGTCATCAAGGGGTGGGATCAGGGCGTCGTGGGCATGCGCGTGGGGGGCAAGCGGCGCCTCATCCTCCCGTATGACCTGGCCTACGGCGCGGAGGGGAACCCGCCGAGGATTCCGCCCTACTCGGTGCTCATCTTCGACACGGAGCTCGTCTCGGTCCGCTGA
- a CDS encoding cyclic nucleotide-binding domain-containing protein, with protein sequence MSGSGSEVVEGNGEKAGAEGTLQALQALMGLESAATAARLYEELSAAQRERLLRDAALAPSRERQQLSEVLSWARDFAGAARLLQGCGEDSRMAALYVQGGQYVDAAEAFLRAGEPERAAAAFERGGALERALEVYRGLGSREQVAHCLVRLGRPHEGALLYRELGQPHAEVEALGCVPAGDARHIESVLRMCMLLDAEGFTRRALALLADTLRASETARGDPALAAEKARLLRRMGMDAEAEAVIARLPAQSSAPEANGYNYLKAIPIFGELSLEDMKDLYRVARQVLIPAGAVMLEKGAAGVGLFVLLEGTVDVYTGTEDDARRLNTLGPGAYLGEISLVQDAPVSARVKARTSVRALRITRAGFQHYLDTHEGAALRIFRLFTQNLAARVRALST encoded by the coding sequence ATGTCGGGTTCCGGGTCGGAAGTGGTCGAGGGGAATGGGGAGAAGGCCGGGGCGGAGGGAACGCTCCAGGCGCTGCAGGCCCTGATGGGGCTGGAGTCCGCCGCGACGGCCGCCAGGCTCTATGAAGAGCTGAGCGCCGCCCAGCGCGAGCGGCTGCTTCGTGACGCGGCGCTGGCCCCCTCGCGGGAGCGCCAGCAGCTGTCGGAGGTCCTCTCGTGGGCGCGTGACTTCGCGGGCGCCGCGCGGCTGTTGCAGGGCTGTGGCGAGGACTCGCGGATGGCGGCGCTCTACGTCCAGGGTGGCCAGTACGTGGACGCGGCGGAGGCCTTTCTGCGCGCGGGCGAGCCGGAGCGCGCGGCCGCGGCCTTCGAGCGGGGTGGCGCGCTGGAGCGGGCCCTGGAGGTGTACCGGGGGCTCGGCTCGCGCGAGCAGGTGGCGCACTGTCTGGTCCGCCTGGGCCGTCCTCACGAGGGCGCGCTCCTGTACCGCGAGCTGGGGCAGCCCCACGCGGAGGTGGAGGCGCTGGGGTGCGTGCCCGCGGGGGATGCGCGCCACATCGAGTCGGTGCTGCGCATGTGCATGCTGCTGGACGCGGAGGGCTTCACGCGTCGGGCGCTGGCGCTGCTCGCGGACACGCTGCGCGCCTCGGAGACGGCTCGCGGGGACCCGGCCCTGGCCGCGGAGAAGGCGCGGCTGCTGCGCCGCATGGGCATGGACGCGGAGGCCGAGGCCGTCATCGCCCGGCTTCCCGCGCAGAGCTCCGCGCCGGAGGCCAACGGGTACAACTACCTCAAGGCCATCCCCATCTTCGGCGAGCTGTCGCTGGAGGACATGAAGGACCTCTACCGCGTGGCGCGCCAGGTCCTCATCCCGGCGGGCGCTGTCATGCTGGAGAAGGGCGCCGCGGGCGTGGGCCTCTTCGTGCTGCTGGAGGGCACCGTGGACGTCTACACCGGCACGGAGGACGACGCGCGCCGGCTCAACACGCTGGGCCCCGGGGCCTACCTGGGGGAGATCTCCCTGGTCCAGGACGCGCCCGTGTCGGCGCGCGTGAAGGCTCGCACGTCGGTGCGCGCGCTGCGCATCACCCGCGCGGGCTTCCAGCACTACCTGGACACGCACGAAGGCGCCGCGCTGCGCATCTTCCGGCTCTTCACGCAGAACCTCGCCGCCCGCGTGCGGGCCCTCAGCACCTGA
- the fusA gene encoding elongation factor G, with amino-acid sequence MPRSTRIERYRNIGIMAHIDAGKTTLTERVLFFTGRIHSTGEVHDGSTEMDWLPQEKQRGITITSAATTAFWSPRTGPSAGMPHRINILDTPGHVDFTIEVERSLRVLDGAVAVFDASQGVEPQSEAVWRQADRYGVPRIAFINKMDKVGADFVMSVESIRERLGARPVAVQWPLMGADSEFQGLVDLVRMKTVRFDGDGGEYRDGLPIPEGARAEVERWRLRLIEAAADLDDAVMEKFVDGRLEEIGEAELTRALRAGTLSRVLVPVLAGAAFKKKGVQMLLDAVVDYLPAPSDLPAVEGSVYGTEQRTTREPADDSPPAALAFKMMSDKNVGNIVFLRVYSGTLRAGTVLLNSATGKRERVGRLMFMHANRREEVEEVHAGDIAAALGLKGVRTGDTLSDVEAPVVLESLGFPEPVVHLAVEAKSPAELPKLEEGLHRLAAEDPSLRVGVDPESGQVLLSGMGELHLEVVVDRLRTEYGVEARVGQPKVAYRDTLQRAVRQEYRHVRQSGGPGQYAYVVLDVAPAARGAGLVFVDDTKGGSIPRELVPAIQKGVAGAMEKGVRDGVALVDVEVRLVDGDTHVRDSTPQAFSTAGSLALQEAVRTAGVRVLEPVMSVEVTTPEEYLGDVLGDLAARRGRVLGMEDRGNARVVSARVPMASLFGYVTSLRGRTQGRAQASMRLGEYEPLPDALQPSVAVTHA; translated from the coding sequence ATGCCTCGCAGCACTCGCATCGAGCGGTATCGCAACATCGGCATCATGGCGCACATCGACGCGGGCAAGACGACGCTCACCGAGCGCGTCCTGTTCTTCACCGGTCGCATCCACTCCACGGGCGAGGTGCACGACGGCTCCACGGAGATGGACTGGCTGCCGCAGGAGAAGCAGCGCGGCATCACCATCACCTCCGCGGCCACCACCGCGTTCTGGTCTCCGCGCACGGGGCCCTCGGCGGGCATGCCCCACCGCATCAACATCCTGGACACGCCGGGACACGTGGACTTCACCATCGAGGTGGAGCGCTCCCTGCGCGTGCTGGACGGCGCGGTGGCCGTGTTCGACGCGAGCCAGGGCGTGGAGCCCCAGTCCGAGGCCGTGTGGCGTCAGGCGGACCGCTACGGCGTCCCGCGCATCGCGTTCATCAACAAGATGGACAAGGTGGGCGCGGACTTCGTCATGAGCGTGGAGTCCATCCGGGAGCGGCTGGGGGCTCGCCCGGTGGCGGTGCAGTGGCCGCTCATGGGCGCGGACTCGGAGTTCCAGGGGCTGGTGGACCTGGTCCGGATGAAGACGGTCCGCTTCGACGGCGACGGCGGTGAGTACCGCGATGGCCTCCCCATTCCCGAGGGGGCCCGCGCGGAGGTGGAGCGCTGGCGGCTGCGGCTCATCGAGGCCGCGGCGGACCTGGACGACGCGGTGATGGAGAAGTTCGTGGACGGACGTCTGGAGGAGATTGGCGAGGCGGAGCTTACGCGTGCGTTGCGCGCGGGGACGCTGTCGCGCGTGCTGGTGCCGGTGCTCGCCGGTGCGGCGTTCAAGAAGAAGGGAGTGCAGATGCTGTTGGACGCCGTCGTCGACTACCTGCCCGCGCCGTCGGACCTGCCGGCGGTGGAAGGCTCCGTGTACGGCACGGAGCAGCGGACCACGCGTGAGCCCGCGGACGACAGTCCTCCGGCCGCGCTGGCGTTCAAGATGATGAGCGACAAGAACGTGGGGAACATCGTCTTCCTGCGCGTGTACTCGGGCACGCTGCGCGCGGGCACCGTCCTGCTCAACTCCGCCACCGGCAAGCGGGAGCGGGTGGGGCGACTGATGTTCATGCATGCCAATCGCCGGGAGGAGGTGGAGGAGGTCCATGCGGGAGACATCGCCGCGGCGCTCGGCCTGAAGGGCGTGCGCACTGGAGACACGCTGAGCGACGTGGAGGCCCCCGTGGTGCTCGAGTCGCTCGGCTTCCCGGAGCCCGTGGTGCACCTGGCCGTGGAGGCGAAGTCACCGGCGGAGCTGCCGAAGTTGGAGGAGGGCCTGCATCGTCTGGCGGCGGAGGACCCGTCGCTGCGCGTGGGCGTGGACCCGGAGAGCGGCCAGGTGCTGCTGTCCGGAATGGGTGAGCTTCACCTGGAGGTCGTCGTGGACCGCTTGAGGACGGAGTACGGCGTGGAGGCGCGCGTGGGACAGCCCAAGGTGGCCTACCGCGACACGCTCCAGCGCGCGGTGCGCCAGGAGTACCGCCACGTCCGTCAATCGGGCGGGCCCGGTCAGTATGCGTACGTGGTGCTGGACGTGGCTCCGGCGGCGCGGGGCGCGGGGCTCGTGTTCGTGGATGACACGAAGGGCGGCTCCATCCCGAGGGAGCTGGTGCCGGCCATCCAGAAGGGCGTGGCGGGGGCGATGGAGAAGGGCGTGCGCGACGGCGTGGCGCTCGTGGACGTGGAGGTCCGGCTGGTGGATGGAGACACGCACGTGCGCGACTCCACGCCCCAGGCATTCTCCACGGCCGGCTCCCTGGCGCTGCAGGAGGCGGTGCGGACCGCCGGCGTGCGGGTGCTCGAGCCCGTGATGTCGGTGGAGGTGACGACGCCCGAGGAGTACCTGGGCGACGTGCTGGGGGACCTCGCCGCGCGGCGGGGCAGGGTGTTGGGGATGGAGGACCGTGGCAACGCGCGAGTCGTCTCGGCGCGCGTCCCCATGGCCAGCCTCTTCGGCTACGTGACGAGCCTGCGGGGTCGGACTCAAGGCAGGGCCCAGGCGAGCATGCGCCTGGGTGAGTACGAGCCGCTGCCGGACGCGCTCCAGCCGTCCGTGGCCGTGACTCACGCATGA
- a CDS encoding DEAD/DEAH box helicase, which produces MTFDELQLHDTLLRAVKAEGYTTPTPIQAKAIPHALLGKDLLGVAQTGTGKTAAFALPILQRLSAKAPAGGHRPIRCLVLTPTRELAGQVGESFMTYGKNLPLKHAVIFGGVGQAAQVQSLQRGLDVLVATPGRLLDLMDQGYVSLRSLEVFVLDEADRMLDMGFIHDVRKVIKALPAKRQTLFFSATMPPEIVDLSRNLLTDPVRVEVTPVSSTAETVAQQVYFVEREQKRGLLTHLLKDGKISRALVFTRTKHGANRVAKQLEGSGVTAAAIHGNKSQNARERALDEFRSGTLRVLVATDIAARGIDIDGLSFVVNYDLPNVPEQYVHRIGRTGRAGATGTAVSFCDGEERAYLRDIERTIRRSVPVVEDHPYRSGMAPPRPGASATVEAPVSRGPNPGAQARGGQGGGGGRGGNAPGGASRRRRGGRGGGGGQGRPEGGNRSARPGGSGPNRGNAQAPRGPGGSSPRPAASAAPSKPADAPPSRREAPKWL; this is translated from the coding sequence ATGACTTTCGACGAACTGCAGCTTCACGACACCCTCCTGCGCGCGGTCAAGGCGGAGGGCTACACCACCCCCACGCCCATCCAGGCGAAGGCGATTCCCCACGCGTTGCTGGGCAAGGACCTCCTCGGCGTGGCTCAGACGGGCACGGGGAAGACGGCGGCGTTCGCGCTGCCCATCCTCCAGCGGCTGTCCGCGAAGGCACCCGCCGGCGGGCACCGCCCGATTCGTTGCCTGGTGCTCACTCCGACGCGCGAGCTCGCCGGCCAGGTGGGCGAGAGCTTCATGACGTACGGCAAGAACCTGCCGCTCAAGCACGCCGTGATTTTCGGCGGTGTGGGTCAGGCGGCGCAGGTGCAGTCGCTCCAGCGCGGCCTGGATGTGCTGGTGGCGACGCCGGGCCGTCTGTTGGACCTGATGGACCAGGGCTACGTGTCCCTGCGCTCGCTCGAGGTGTTCGTGCTCGACGAGGCGGACCGCATGCTGGACATGGGGTTCATCCACGACGTGCGCAAGGTCATCAAGGCGCTGCCGGCGAAGCGTCAGACGCTGTTCTTCAGCGCGACGATGCCGCCCGAAATCGTGGACCTGTCGCGCAACCTGCTGACGGACCCCGTGCGCGTGGAGGTGACGCCTGTCTCCAGCACCGCGGAGACGGTGGCGCAGCAGGTGTACTTCGTGGAGCGCGAGCAGAAGCGCGGCCTGCTGACGCACCTTCTGAAGGACGGGAAGATTTCGCGGGCGCTGGTCTTCACGCGCACCAAGCACGGCGCGAACCGCGTGGCCAAGCAGCTTGAGGGCTCGGGTGTGACGGCCGCGGCGATTCACGGCAACAAGAGCCAGAACGCGCGTGAGCGCGCGCTGGACGAGTTCCGCTCCGGGACGTTGCGGGTGCTGGTGGCGACGGACATCGCGGCGCGCGGCATCGACATCGACGGGCTGAGCTTCGTCGTCAACTACGACCTTCCGAACGTGCCGGAGCAGTACGTGCACCGCATCGGCCGCACGGGCCGGGCGGGTGCGACGGGCACCGCAGTGTCCTTCTGCGACGGTGAGGAGCGCGCGTACCTGCGCGACATCGAGCGGACCATCCGGCGCAGCGTGCCGGTGGTGGAGGACCATCCGTACCGCTCGGGCATGGCGCCGCCGCGTCCCGGGGCCTCGGCCACGGTGGAGGCGCCGGTGTCGCGCGGTCCGAATCCTGGCGCGCAGGCGCGAGGCGGGCAGGGCGGTGGTGGTGGCCGGGGTGGCAACGCGCCTGGTGGTGCCTCGCGTCGTCGGCGGGGTGGCCGGGGTGGTGGCGGTGGCCAGGGGCGGCCCGAGGGTGGCAATCGCTCGGCGCGCCCGGGTGGCTCGGGTCCGAACCGCGGCAACGCGCAGGCGCCGCGTGGACCGGGTGGTTCCTCGCCCAGGCCCGCGGCGTCCGCTGCGCCGTCGAAGCCCGCTGACGCGCCTCCCTCGCGTCGCGAAGCGCCGAAGTGGCTGTGA
- a CDS encoding pyridoxamine 5'-phosphate oxidase family protein → MSALAPADLGPTLPRDLEEQWAQTRQLFSRAFASSLHFSIATVDADGAPHVTPIGSVLLGEPGRGVFFEVFTRRLSMNLARDARLSILAVDSGRGFWLRSLYRGHFARAPAVRLVGRVLGPPRRATKEEQQRFARRVSAVRWLKGHDLLWGRLEFVRDFAVERIEPVHLGAMTAHLE, encoded by the coding sequence ATGAGCGCCCTGGCACCCGCGGACCTCGGCCCCACCCTGCCCCGGGACCTCGAGGAGCAGTGGGCTCAGACGCGTCAGCTGTTCTCGCGGGCCTTCGCCAGCTCGCTCCACTTCTCCATCGCGACCGTCGATGCGGACGGAGCGCCGCATGTCACGCCTATCGGCTCCGTGCTGCTGGGCGAGCCTGGACGTGGCGTCTTCTTCGAGGTCTTCACCCGACGGCTCTCGATGAACCTCGCGCGTGATGCTCGGCTGAGCATCCTCGCCGTGGACAGCGGCAGGGGGTTCTGGCTCCGCTCACTGTACAGGGGACACTTCGCGCGAGCGCCCGCCGTGCGCCTCGTTGGCCGCGTCCTCGGGCCGCCCCGTCGCGCCACGAAAGAGGAGCAACAGCGCTTCGCGAGACGGGTGAGCGCGGTCCGCTGGTTGAAGGGGCACGACCTGCTGTGGGGCCGACTCGAGTTCGTCCGCGATTTCGCGGTCGAACGAATCGAGCCCGTTCATCTCGGCGCGATGACAGCCCACCTCGAGTAG
- a CDS encoding PaaI family thioesterase: MDSLMEIGQQLLAKQGFSNMMGTRLTRLTKGEVELELPMRPELRQQYGFAHGGVLSYLADNALTFAGGTAMLDVPIITSEFKINYVRPALGHQLVARARAVHTGRRQSVCQCEIFAVDEQGETLVAVAQGTIVVMGSSKES, translated from the coding sequence GTGGACTCACTCATGGAGATTGGGCAGCAGCTGCTCGCGAAGCAGGGCTTCAGCAACATGATGGGCACCCGGCTGACGCGGTTGACGAAGGGTGAGGTGGAGCTCGAACTGCCCATGCGCCCGGAGCTGCGTCAGCAGTATGGCTTCGCGCACGGCGGCGTCCTGAGCTACCTGGCCGACAACGCGCTCACGTTCGCCGGCGGCACCGCGATGCTCGACGTGCCGATCATCACGTCGGAGTTCAAGATCAACTACGTGCGACCGGCGCTCGGCCATCAGCTCGTCGCCAGGGCCCGCGCCGTGCACACGGGGCGAAGACAGTCGGTGTGCCAGTGCGAGATCTTCGCGGTGGACGAGCAGGGGGAGACACTGGTCGCCGTGGCGCAGGGCACCATCGTCGTGATGGGGAGCAGCAAGGAGTCATGA
- a CDS encoding TetR/AcrR family transcriptional regulator — protein sequence MRNPGHRREEVLKAALECFLERGVEGTTMAAIRERSGASTGSIYHLFENKEAIAAALYLEVLGEYQTGLLKELEQHPGAREGIEALVRHHLDWSLSRPDAARFLVEARSGAAVTAAETRIREQNKGFFRQLKDWWQGHVRDGTFDEMPFELFLAILRGPAQEMLREWLAGRTKTDPRTAIPVLARAAWQSVEKRPTSARKGGATPRRP from the coding sequence ATGCGCAACCCGGGTCACCGGAGAGAAGAGGTCCTCAAGGCGGCGCTCGAGTGCTTCCTGGAGCGAGGCGTCGAGGGCACGACGATGGCGGCCATCCGCGAGCGTTCGGGGGCCAGCACGGGGAGCATCTACCACCTGTTCGAGAACAAGGAGGCCATCGCGGCCGCCCTCTACTTGGAGGTGCTCGGCGAGTACCAGACGGGGCTCTTGAAAGAGCTGGAGCAGCATCCCGGCGCGCGCGAGGGCATCGAGGCGCTGGTGCGCCACCACCTGGACTGGTCCCTGTCCCGTCCCGACGCGGCCCGCTTCCTGGTGGAGGCGCGGAGTGGAGCGGCCGTCACCGCGGCGGAGACGCGCATCCGCGAGCAGAACAAGGGCTTCTTCCGTCAGCTCAAGGACTGGTGGCAGGGCCACGTCCGCGACGGCACGTTCGACGAGATGCCCTTCGAGCTCTTCCTCGCCATCCTCCGGGGGCCGGCGCAGGAGATGCTCCGGGAGTGGCTCGCTGGCAGGACGAAGACGGACCCGCGCACCGCGATACCCGTCCTGGCCCGTGCGGCCTGGCAGTCCGTCGAAAAGCGCCCCACGAGCGCACGGAAGGGTGGGGCGACACCGCGACGACCTTGA